One genomic segment of Alistipes sp. ZOR0009 includes these proteins:
- a CDS encoding sirohydrochlorin cobaltochelatase — MMITRLKLLMGWLICLPLLLHTTTLAAAGSEAEPKRAILLVAFGTSLSDSKGAIDRVGEKVAKAFPNTEIRWAYTSKIIRKILRKRGEEILSPAEALAKLGEDGYSNVYVQSLHIIPGDEYDDLVQTANAFTKMPKGIRQVTVGTPLLWSDADMCEVASALMANVPAERKGKEAVVFMGHGSKHTSNVYYPAMQYYFAKVDANTYIGTVEGTPTLDDVVASLKAKGVKKVWLMPFMLVAGDHAVNDMAGSEPTSWKSLLTKEGFTVEVVLKGMGELDAIGSIWVKHLQQIAAGK, encoded by the coding sequence ATGATGATTACGAGGTTAAAGTTGCTTATGGGTTGGCTTATATGCCTTCCGCTGTTGCTGCACACCACCACGTTGGCGGCAGCCGGTAGCGAGGCCGAACCCAAAAGGGCAATTCTGCTGGTGGCTTTTGGTACATCCTTATCCGACTCTAAAGGAGCCATCGACAGGGTGGGCGAGAAGGTGGCTAAGGCATTTCCGAACACCGAGATTCGCTGGGCCTACACATCTAAAATTATTCGAAAGATTTTAAGGAAGCGTGGCGAGGAGATTCTTTCGCCAGCAGAGGCGCTAGCTAAGCTGGGCGAAGATGGTTACAGCAACGTTTACGTGCAGTCGCTACACATAATTCCAGGCGACGAGTACGACGATTTGGTGCAAACGGCCAACGCCTTTACCAAGATGCCTAAGGGGATTAGGCAGGTAACGGTGGGTACTCCGCTGCTATGGAGCGATGCCGATATGTGCGAGGTGGCATCGGCCCTGATGGCCAATGTTCCTGCCGAGCGAAAGGGAAAGGAGGCGGTTGTATTTATGGGGCATGGCTCTAAGCACACCTCCAACGTCTACTATCCAGCTATGCAGTACTACTTTGCCAAGGTCGATGCCAACACCTACATAGGAACGGTGGAGGGTACGCCCACGCTCGACGATGTGGTGGCCTCCCTTAAAGCAAAAGGCGTAAAGAAGGTGTGGCTAATGCCCTTTATGCTGGTTGCTGGCGATCATGCGGTAAACGACATGGCCGGTAGCGAACCTACCAGCTGGAAGTCGCTGCTTACCAAGGAGGGATTTACCGTAGAGGTTGTCCTAAAGGGGATGGGCGAGCTAGATGCCATAGGTAGCATTTGGGTAAAGCATCTTCAGCAGATAGCAGCAGGGAAGTAG
- a CDS encoding ParA family protein → MKTISVINYKGGVGKTTLTANLAGELARRDYKVLMIDLDPQASLTFSFIQPEEWKKNLASNKTIKNWFKPSLKDKKLKFQDLIFEPDNVQRYLNGSGQLHLISSHLELINVDLELATSLGGANMEQSKQNFLKVHRRLINGIEQLDDAYDVILIDCPPNFNIVTKNAIVASDSILIPAKPDYLSTLGIDYLIRSLDKLVKDYNDYCQVDDEEEFEEIDPQIAGVLFTMVQFYGGEPISAIRPFISQTKKLDIPVFDSYLRENKTLFADAPQYGVPVVLTNNHRPDIVSEINEFVDQFEKNIL, encoded by the coding sequence ATGAAAACAATCTCAGTAATTAACTATAAAGGAGGAGTCGGTAAAACTACATTGACTGCAAATCTGGCTGGAGAATTAGCTAGACGTGACTACAAAGTGTTAATGATTGATTTGGATCCTCAAGCAAGTTTAACATTTTCGTTTATTCAACCTGAAGAATGGAAGAAAAATTTAGCATCTAATAAAACAATAAAGAATTGGTTTAAACCGAGCCTCAAAGATAAAAAACTTAAATTTCAAGATTTAATTTTTGAACCTGACAATGTTCAACGCTATTTAAATGGAAGTGGACAACTCCATTTGATTTCATCTCATTTAGAGTTAATAAATGTGGATTTAGAATTAGCAACTTCATTAGGTGGAGCCAATATGGAGCAATCGAAGCAAAATTTTCTAAAAGTTCATAGAAGATTAATAAATGGGATTGAACAATTAGATGATGCATATGATGTAATATTAATTGATTGCCCTCCTAATTTTAATATAGTTACAAAAAATGCAATTGTTGCAAGTGATTCTATACTTATACCTGCTAAGCCTGATTATTTATCTACACTCGGGATAGATTATCTTATTAGAAGTTTAGATAAATTAGTTAAAGATTATAATGACTACTGTCAAGTTGATGATGAAGAAGAATTTGAAGAAATAGACCCTCAAATAGCGGGTGTTTTATTTACAATGGTGCAATTTTATGGAGGTGAACCCATCTCTGCAATTAGACCTTTTATATCTCAGACTAAAAAATTAGATATTCCTGTTTTTGATTCATATTTAAGAGAAAATAAAACTTTATTTGCAGATGCTCCGCAATATGGTGTTCCTGTTGTTTTGACAAACAACCATAGACCCGATATCGTATCTGAGATTAATGAATTTGTTGATCAATTTGAAAAAAATATTTTGTAG
- a CDS encoding PepSY domain-containing protein: MVKLFVKIHKVLGMLLSILFCVWFLSGMVLVFVGFPHYSQTETFRSLAAVDSSAARSLLFPAELGKGTITMEMQEGRAVYRVGKMARTAKTYYADSLTKVAKPTRKDCIAAAQRVVSADTARVTKISKLDIWLPWEQYQSSLPIYKVYFADKDRSVVYVAAKSGTIVQLTTRSERFWAMVGAIPHYILFKYLSINHPFWNSLLLALLVLGAVMCLSGVVVGIVRMRRGSRGFSSPYTKAWIRWHHVVGFYFGIFTLTFCLSAYISVAGVPSWIAKSDESVDYQKEWNQPKVKRDAYRQSFPALQGLLASRGDVKRVVFASSLGKPCYQLFSKGTYEPEVYLIKGDSVAPLEGYKVADVVGYAKEVFGYVPQRRELLQKFDSYYQLTRMGARPLPVLKMELTDANRSWVYVSTQTGELVTVYDASRRAERWLYRALHTFNIQWLKEHEWLRKTLLLLVCLSGLVVSVSGAVLTSKWVKRKVERYM, encoded by the coding sequence ATGGTAAAACTTTTTGTAAAGATTCATAAGGTTCTGGGAATGCTGCTTAGCATTCTATTCTGTGTTTGGTTTCTGTCTGGGATGGTGCTGGTTTTCGTTGGATTTCCGCACTATAGCCAGACAGAAACTTTTAGATCTCTGGCAGCGGTAGACTCCTCTGCTGCCCGTTCGCTTCTCTTCCCTGCCGAGCTGGGTAAGGGTACCATTACCATGGAGATGCAGGAGGGGAGGGCGGTTTACCGTGTTGGTAAGATGGCCCGCACGGCCAAAACGTACTATGCCGATAGCCTTACCAAGGTGGCTAAACCTACCCGAAAGGATTGCATTGCAGCAGCTCAGCGGGTGGTTTCGGCCGATACGGCTAGGGTTACCAAAATATCAAAGCTCGATATCTGGCTTCCTTGGGAGCAGTACCAGTCATCATTGCCCATATATAAGGTTTACTTTGCCGATAAGGATAGGTCGGTGGTGTACGTAGCAGCTAAGAGCGGCACCATTGTGCAGCTAACCACGCGCAGCGAACGCTTTTGGGCGATGGTTGGTGCCATTCCGCACTACATACTTTTTAAATACCTCTCCATCAACCATCCGTTCTGGAACTCGTTGCTGCTTGCCCTACTGGTGCTGGGTGCGGTGATGTGCCTCAGCGGTGTGGTTGTGGGGATTGTACGAATGAGGCGGGGAAGCCGAGGTTTTTCTTCGCCATATACAAAGGCTTGGATACGATGGCACCATGTGGTGGGCTTCTACTTCGGTATCTTCACCCTAACCTTCTGCCTTAGCGCCTACATCTCGGTGGCGGGAGTCCCCAGCTGGATTGCCAAAAGCGACGAGTCGGTGGATTACCAGAAGGAGTGGAACCAGCCCAAGGTGAAGCGCGATGCTTACAGGCAGAGCTTCCCTGCGCTACAGGGGCTGCTGGCCTCTCGGGGTGATGTAAAGCGGGTGGTATTTGCCTCCTCGTTGGGCAAACCGTGCTACCAGCTCTTTAGCAAGGGCACCTACGAGCCAGAGGTTTACCTAATCAAGGGCGACTCTGTTGCACCTTTAGAAGGATATAAGGTTGCCGATGTGGTAGGCTATGCGAAAGAGGTGTTTGGCTACGTGCCTCAGAGGCGCGAGCTGCTTCAGAAGTTCGACAGCTACTACCAGCTTACCCGAATGGGAGCCCGACCGTTGCCTGTGCTGAAGATGGAGCTGACGGATGCCAACCGCTCGTGGGTGTATGTATCCACCCAGACTGGCGAGCTGGTCACGGTGTACGATGCCTCGCGCCGAGCCGAACGTTGGCTTTACAGGGCGCTGCACACCTTCAATATACAGTGGCTAAAGGAGCACGAGTGGCTGCGTAAGACGCTGCTGCTGCTGGTTTGCCTATCTGGACTGGTGGTTAGCGTGAGTGGTGCTGTGCTTACTAGTAAGTGGGTAAAAAGAAAAGTAGAAAGATATATGTAA
- a CDS encoding TonB-dependent receptor → MNKILATLLALMLAVAAGAQSYTIKGTVAEKSNGKLIVGANIMVKGLTVGAATNVNGEFTIKVPKAGDYTLVATYTGMQRLAQRVSVRGDVSDLAFRMEESVGAIDEVVVTGTGTHHSLKTAPVQTEVFSNKTIAKLAPRSFEEMATSISPSFDFTPGTMGSFLRVNGLGNDFVVLMVNGKRVYGDVGGQTDLNRISPDNIERVEVVKGASSALYGSDAIGAVINVITKKSKSTVSFDNTTRFGAYGDFQQANTLDLNIGKLSSNTQFARKQIDGYQLSPFEIDAKSKVLSLTEAKAVNRFYDNTVSQRLSYGITSNLDVYAQGSWYEKDYFRPKSVADFGFYYKDVSGAAGVKYKINGKSTITFDAATDNFWYYYHYNKDVVDSKTKKLLFSDGQKTLNTKQVRNEYNLKSVTAIGDKNLLTAGLDYVNENIDSPARFKGGSADAYTAGVYLQDEYTPIKSLSIVAGARFVDHKAFGSRLTPKISALYSLGDFNLRASYGSGFKAPTLKELYFEYFKTGTLYLGNENLKPQSSDFYSASVEYNKKGVSLSVTGYRNELRNLIDYGPEQIPTPEQAAQGAKKVKVHQNISEARSQGVDFLANAYVGYGFTVGGGYSLVEAKNLTSNTTLEGAAKHYGTVMASYRYSYKRYVLNASINGRLQDEKFYAKGNARGYNIWKFTTTHTFKVCAGVTIDAIAGIDNIFDYVDDAPYGMPYGTLSPGRTVFGGLNFKISK, encoded by the coding sequence ATGAATAAGATATTGGCAACGCTGCTAGCGCTGATGCTAGCGGTAGCTGCAGGCGCACAATCGTACACCATTAAGGGAACCGTAGCTGAGAAGTCTAACGGAAAGCTAATTGTTGGTGCCAACATAATGGTAAAGGGATTAACCGTTGGTGCGGCCACCAACGTCAACGGAGAGTTTACTATTAAGGTACCTAAGGCGGGTGATTATACGCTGGTGGCAACCTATACGGGCATGCAGCGTCTGGCTCAGCGCGTAAGCGTTCGTGGCGATGTGTCGGACCTAGCCTTTAGGATGGAGGAGTCGGTTGGCGCTATAGACGAGGTGGTGGTTACCGGAACGGGTACTCACCACAGCCTAAAGACAGCACCCGTACAAACCGAGGTTTTCTCGAATAAGACCATTGCCAAGCTGGCTCCCCGCTCGTTCGAGGAGATGGCCACCTCCATTAGCCCTTCGTTTGATTTTACGCCTGGTACCATGGGCTCGTTTCTACGTGTCAATGGCTTGGGTAACGATTTTGTTGTGCTTATGGTAAACGGCAAGCGCGTGTATGGCGATGTAGGCGGACAAACCGATCTAAACAGAATATCGCCCGATAATATCGAGCGCGTAGAGGTAGTTAAGGGTGCCTCGTCGGCCCTGTACGGTTCCGATGCCATTGGTGCAGTTATCAACGTTATTACCAAAAAGAGTAAGAGTACCGTTAGCTTCGACAATACCACCCGCTTTGGCGCGTATGGTGATTTTCAGCAGGCCAACACGCTCGATTTGAATATTGGTAAGCTATCGTCGAATACCCAGTTTGCCCGTAAGCAGATTGATGGCTACCAGCTAAGCCCATTTGAAATTGATGCTAAGAGTAAGGTTTTAAGTTTGACGGAAGCCAAGGCGGTAAACCGCTTTTATGACAATACGGTTAGCCAGCGCCTATCCTACGGCATAACCTCTAACCTCGATGTTTATGCACAAGGCTCTTGGTACGAAAAGGACTATTTCCGTCCAAAGTCGGTGGCTGATTTTGGTTTCTACTATAAGGATGTAAGCGGTGCTGCTGGCGTTAAGTATAAAATAAACGGTAAAAGCACCATCACCTTCGATGCGGCTACCGATAACTTCTGGTACTACTACCACTACAATAAGGATGTGGTAGATAGCAAAACAAAGAAGCTACTCTTTTCGGATGGACAAAAAACGCTAAACACCAAGCAGGTGCGCAATGAGTACAATCTAAAGAGCGTAACGGCTATTGGCGATAAAAATCTGCTTACAGCAGGGCTTGATTATGTTAATGAAAACATCGACTCTCCGGCACGCTTTAAGGGCGGCAGCGCCGACGCCTACACTGCCGGAGTTTACCTGCAGGACGAGTATACGCCTATAAAGAGCTTAAGCATTGTTGCTGGTGCTCGCTTTGTAGACCATAAGGCTTTTGGTAGCCGACTTACCCCCAAGATTTCGGCGTTATACTCCTTAGGCGATTTCAACTTACGTGCATCGTATGGTAGCGGGTTTAAGGCGCCAACCCTTAAGGAACTCTACTTCGAGTACTTTAAGACAGGAACCTTATACTTAGGGAACGAAAATCTTAAACCTCAATCGTCCGATTTCTACTCTGCATCTGTCGAGTATAATAAAAAAGGCGTATCGCTTTCGGTTACTGGCTACCGTAACGAATTAAGAAACCTAATCGATTATGGACCTGAACAGATACCGACACCCGAGCAGGCTGCTCAAGGTGCGAAGAAGGTTAAAGTGCACCAGAACATTTCGGAGGCACGTTCGCAGGGTGTGGACTTTTTGGCAAATGCCTACGTGGGCTATGGCTTTACCGTGGGTGGCGGCTACTCGTTGGTAGAGGCTAAAAACTTAACCTCCAATACAACACTTGAAGGGGCGGCTAAGCATTACGGAACGGTAATGGCCAGCTACCGATACTCCTACAAGAGATATGTGCTAAACGCCTCTATTAACGGTCGTTTGCAGGACGAAAAGTTCTACGCTAAGGGTAATGCTCGTGGATACAACATCTGGAAGTTTACCACAACTCATACCTTTAAGGTTTGCGCAGGCGTAACCATCGATGCTATTGCTGGTATCGATAATATTTTCGACTACGTAGACGATGCTCCGTACGGAATGCCTTACGGAACGCTATCGCCGGGGCGTACCGTATTTGGTGGACTGAATTTTAAGATTTCAAAGTAG
- a CDS encoding ABC transporter substrate-binding protein → MNTKRAVRLRYILMGMAVLMLLPWVESCVGEVNTAKRIADEFGGKLQPMRYAKGFKVYEKKGVKRILILNPIDSTEVLGDIIVEPRSKRGVAQYPNSIKVPLERTICLSSTQIAYFTELNAIGSLVGINSSDYLFNKDIKARIADGKILRLGKEGNFDVEKIAGLNPDVVFVSPIKAGGYEAIVGLGLHLVPITAYDETTPLARAEWIKLIAIFTGQEAEANRIFAHAEKEYLRLKALAANVKSRPTVFSGKMKGDSWYVPGGESFYAIYFKDAGADYIIKDKDKGGSTVDFETIYQKAAHCDFWRLRTSSPAGFNSASLLAEDARYGYFDAFKNRKVMLINLRETPYDEINPVRPHQMLADYISFFHPELLPKYRRVFYDTLTYSNEVVAPKERRKR, encoded by the coding sequence ATGAATACTAAACGAGCAGTCCGATTGCGGTATATCCTAATGGGGATGGCGGTGCTAATGCTACTTCCGTGGGTGGAGTCGTGTGTTGGCGAGGTTAACACGGCCAAGCGCATTGCCGATGAGTTTGGCGGTAAGCTACAACCTATGAGGTATGCCAAGGGCTTTAAGGTTTACGAGAAGAAGGGGGTAAAGCGTATCCTTATCCTCAACCCGATTGATTCGACCGAGGTGCTGGGTGATATTATTGTGGAGCCTAGAAGCAAAAGGGGCGTAGCGCAATATCCCAACTCCATAAAGGTGCCGCTCGAGCGTACCATCTGCCTATCATCAACCCAAATAGCCTACTTTACCGAGCTTAATGCCATTGGTAGCTTGGTGGGTATTAACAGCAGCGACTATCTTTTTAATAAGGACATTAAGGCACGAATTGCCGATGGTAAGATTTTGAGGCTGGGTAAGGAGGGTAACTTCGATGTGGAGAAGATTGCTGGACTAAATCCCGATGTGGTTTTTGTGTCGCCCATAAAGGCTGGCGGCTACGAGGCTATTGTAGGACTGGGGCTGCATCTTGTTCCCATTACCGCCTACGACGAGACAACGCCGTTGGCACGTGCCGAGTGGATTAAGCTGATTGCCATATTTACGGGACAGGAGGCTGAGGCCAACCGTATTTTTGCCCATGCCGAAAAGGAGTATTTGAGGCTAAAGGCGTTGGCGGCTAACGTAAAGAGTAGGCCAACCGTCTTTTCGGGGAAGATGAAGGGCGACAGCTGGTATGTGCCCGGTGGCGAGAGCTTCTACGCCATCTACTTTAAGGATGCCGGTGCCGATTATATTATAAAGGATAAGGATAAGGGCGGCTCTACGGTCGACTTTGAAACCATTTACCAGAAGGCCGCACACTGCGACTTTTGGAGGTTACGCACCAGCAGTCCTGCAGGGTTTAATAGCGCCTCGCTATTGGCCGAGGATGCCCGATACGGCTACTTCGATGCCTTTAAGAACCGTAAGGTTATGCTGATAAACCTTCGCGAAACACCTTACGACGAGATAAACCCTGTGCGTCCGCACCAGATGCTGGCCGACTACATCTCCTTTTTCCACCCCGAGCTGCTACCCAAGTATAGGCGCGTATTTTACGATACGCTTACCTACAGCAACGAGGTGGTGGCACCTAAGGAAAGGAGGAAACGGTAG